TCTCACCCGGAGAACGGCTAAGCATCACTTTAAGGTGagtttaaattgaattgaataccGCTGAGGTATTTTACTGCTGATGCTAGTTCTAAATTTGCTACAGCAGTAGTGAATTAATTCTCTGAGCAGTTGTAACATTTGATTTCTGCGTTCTCTGTACTTAGGTTCTTAGCAGCTGGGGATAGCTTGGGTAGCTTATCTTACCAATACCGTGTGGGAAAAACCACCATTTCTAATGTGGTAAGCGAAACCTGCGAAGCTCTTTGGACTTGTTTTAGAGGTAGAGCATTTTTAGTGCCTTCCGTTACCAATTGGAGACGTGTAAGCCACTTTCTGGCAGAAGTGGAATTTTCCGAACTGCATTGGGGCGATTGATGAGAAGCACATTGTAATTCAGGTAGGTCAAAAAACTTCTTTCCTTCTCTATTTTCAATGCATCCATGTCCATAAGTGATTCATAATTTCTCTCTTTGTGTATTTCAGGCTCCATCTAACTCTGGATcagtttttcatttacaagggCACGCATAGTTTGGTCCTGCTGGCTGTGTGCGATGCCAACTACACATTCACAGTAGTTGACATTGGTGCTGCTGGAAGGCAGAGTGATGGaggcgtttaaaaaaaatctttattggGCCAGTACCTAAATGAAGATAACTAAAGTGTTCCACCTCCTGCTGCCTTGCCTGGGTCACAGGCATTGTTACCTCACGTATTGGTCGGAGATGAGGCGTTtccattaaaaacatatttaatgagACCCTACCCTGGGAAAAATCTGACGCAGaggaagagaatttttaattaccGCCTTAGTCGAGCCAGGAGAGTAGTTGAAAATGCCTTTGGCATTATGGTGGCCCGATTTAGGCTACTTCGGAAGCCAGTTATTGCAAAGTTGGAGAATACTCAGAAGTACATAAAAGCAATTGTTTGTCTGCATAATTGGATAATGAAGAATGAGGTTAGTATTACCATTACTGTTTAAGAAATCAATTGTTAATTTCGGGATTCTCTTGGGCTTATAGTACCCATTACCGATGGAGTTGCCTTCGAAGGATACCAAAGAAAACATTATTGCAGTCTGTTTAGCTACCTGTCAATTATACCTACTTCTGCCTTTTACCTTATCTTCTTCCAGGGACCTCGGAATCGGTGTTACTGCCCAGTGGGATATGTGGATGGCGAAAATGTTGAAGGGGAATTGGTGCCAGGTCGTTGGAGGGGAGATGCAGGAGAAGATGGTTGTCTAAGGGCCTTAGGTCGGGTGGGAGCGAATAACTCTAACAGAGATGTATACAAGAATCGAGAAGATTTTGCTACATACTTCATGGAAGCTAGGGAGGTTCCTTGGCAATGGACTCTTTAAGATCATAACATCATGGCTGATGattgaaattaagaaataatttaaccattcaacttttatttctt
The DNA window shown above is from Ischnura elegans chromosome 4, ioIscEleg1.1, whole genome shotgun sequence and carries:
- the LOC124156884 gene encoding uncharacterized protein LOC124156884 — encoded protein: MRPYPGKNLTQRKRIFNYRLSRARRVVENAFGIMVARFRLLRKPVIAKLENTQKYIKAIVCLHNWIMKNEGPRNRCYCPVGYVDGENVEGELVPGRWRGDAGEDGCLRALGRVGANNSNRDVYKNREDFATYFMEAREVPWQWTL